The Desulfatiglans anilini DSM 4660 genome includes a window with the following:
- a CDS encoding TIGR03013 family XrtA/PEP-CTERM system glycosyltransferase: MLTGDIILCFLSIYLVSSSAYNLIDLADEYNFFSLDTSIVFIMTIICFSSMSALYVRGKQFEKLNSLLRIVTSNILAFVFLISVIHISSLNFDEHLLWISIITFMIFQYLWHSFHSNVAENIFHSTKKVLIVGSGEQAAMIGASAAKERGRYSLLGYVAAPNENSRIKGLKDLGDFQSLDKIVTNVKPDIIVISPSERRGFIPSKELLSAKLNGTKIMDGPSFYEEASGKLLVEYINPSWMIYSDGFHSGWITYFIKNIMDNILAALGIITTLPIFLMISVLIKCDSPGPILFKQVRIGKNEKPFILYKFRTMVNDEGKNTAYQWAMENDPRITRLGKFLRKSRLDELPQLYNVLQGDLSLVGPRPEQPGFVKELKELIPYYSERHFAKPGLTGWAQVNYPYGASVEDAIEKLRYDLYYMKNFSIWLDIFILLKTVKVVFFGKGAR; the protein is encoded by the coding sequence TTGCTGACAGGAGATATAATTCTGTGTTTTCTCTCTATATATCTGGTGTCATCTTCAGCCTATAATCTTATTGACTTAGCCGATGAATATAATTTTTTTAGTTTAGATACTTCCATAGTATTTATAATGACAATCATTTGTTTTTCCAGCATGTCTGCACTATATGTACGCGGAAAACAATTTGAAAAATTGAATTCACTTTTGCGCATCGTCACCAGCAATATACTCGCTTTTGTCTTTCTTATTTCCGTAATACACATTTCCTCACTTAATTTCGATGAACATCTACTGTGGATATCCATTATTACGTTTATGATTTTTCAATATCTATGGCATTCTTTCCATAGCAATGTAGCAGAAAACATATTTCATTCTACAAAAAAAGTCCTCATAGTGGGCTCCGGTGAACAAGCCGCAATGATAGGCGCCAGCGCCGCAAAAGAGAGGGGTCGGTACAGCCTGCTCGGCTACGTAGCGGCACCTAATGAGAACAGTCGGATCAAAGGGCTCAAGGATCTAGGCGATTTTCAATCACTGGATAAGATCGTAACGAACGTAAAGCCTGACATCATCGTCATTTCTCCATCCGAGCGTAGAGGATTCATTCCGTCAAAAGAGCTCCTTTCCGCTAAATTGAACGGCACAAAAATAATGGATGGCCCGTCATTCTATGAAGAGGCCAGTGGGAAGCTGCTGGTTGAATACATCAATCCCAGCTGGATGATCTACAGCGATGGCTTCCATAGCGGTTGGATCACCTATTTTATTAAAAATATTATGGATAATATTTTAGCCGCATTGGGGATCATAACCACCTTACCTATTTTTTTAATGATATCGGTTTTAATAAAATGTGATTCACCCGGTCCTATTCTTTTTAAGCAAGTTCGCATCGGAAAGAATGAAAAACCATTCATACTGTATAAATTCAGGACGATGGTAAACGATGAAGGAAAAAACACTGCATACCAATGGGCTATGGAAAATGATCCCCGAATCACACGTCTGGGAAAATTCCTCAGAAAATCGCGTTTGGACGAATTGCCCCAATTATACAATGTTCTACAAGGCGATCTGAGTCTCGTCGGACCACGTCCCGAACAGCCTGGATTTGTAAAGGAATTGAAGGAATTAATCCCCTATTATTCCGAAAGACATTTCGCGAAACCAGGATTAACGGGTTGGGCACAGGTAAATTATCCTTACGGAGCCTCGGTCGAGGATGCCATTGAGAAACTTCGCTATGATCTCTACTACATGAAGAATTTCTCGATTTGGCTTGATATATTCATCTTATTGAAAACCGTCAAAGTGGTTTTCTTTGGAAAAGGCGCCCGCTGA